The genomic interval GGCGTGACGGCGCGCAATCTGCGCCTGGTCTTCGCCACGCGCGATGGCCGTCTGCACATGCTCACTGCGCCGCAGTGAATTTATCGGCTGGCGTGAATGCCGAATGCCGGCGTGCGGCGCGTTCCACTAAAATGGGCGGGGTGCAACTCTGATTCCGGCACTTTCTGCTTTTCGTATCCCGCATCTTGCTTTCTGGATAGCCGCCCGCAATCTCCAACCAGCCGGACCGTACAACATGCCACTGTCGCATCTGATTGCCAACAATCGCCGCTGGGCCGAGCGGAAGCGCGCCGAAGATCCGGAGTTTTTCAGCCGCCTGGCGGCGCAGCAGAATCCGGAATATCTCTGGATCGGCTGTTCCGACAGCCGCGTGCCGGCCAACCAGATCACCGGCCTGGCGCCGGGCGAAGTCTTCGTCCATCGCAATGTCAGCAATGTCGTGGTGCATACCGATCTGAACTGCCTGTCGGTGATTCACTATGCGGTTGAAGTGCTCAAGGTGCGTCACATCATGGTGGTGGGGCACTATGGTTGCGGCGGTGTGCGCGCCGCGCTCGAAGAACGCAACCATGGGTTGATCGACAACTGGTTGCGTCATGTCCAGGACGTCTACCACAAGCATCGCAGCAATCTGGACGCACTTCCGCTCGATGCCCGGGTGAATCGCCTGTGCGAACTGAACGTCATCGAACAGGTGGTGAATGTCTGTCGCACCACCATCGTGCAGAATGCCTGGGGCAATGGCCAGCGCGTTTCGGTGCATGGCTGGGTGTATGGACTCGATGATGGCCTGCTGCACGAGATGTGCAGTTCCGCTTCCTCGCAGACGGAAACCGAAACCACCTATCGCAAGGCGCTGGAACACATCGGCTGCCGCAGTCGCC from Sterolibacterium denitrificans carries:
- the can gene encoding carbonate dehydratase, translating into MPLSHLIANNRRWAERKRAEDPEFFSRLAAQQNPEYLWIGCSDSRVPANQITGLAPGEVFVHRNVSNVVVHTDLNCLSVIHYAVEVLKVRHIMVVGHYGCGGVRAALEERNHGLIDNWLRHVQDVYHKHRSNLDALPLDARVNRLCELNVIEQVVNVCRTTIVQNAWGNGQRVSVHGWVYGLDDGLLHEMCSSASSQTETETTYRKALEHIGCRSRRIGD